In the genome of Streptomyces collinus, one region contains:
- a CDS encoding ATP-dependent DNA helicase → MPARITDPDQLKELLGIPFTPEQTACITAPPAPQVIVAGAGSGKTTVMAARVVWLVGTGQVAPEQVLGLTFTNKAAAELAERVRKALVRAGVTDPDAIDPDNPPGEPVISTYHAFAGRLLTDHGLRLGLEPTSRLLADATRFQLAARVLREAPGPYPALTRSFPDLVGDLLALDAELAEHLVRPEALRAYDAELLLTLRGAKLSNADLRKVPDAAAARRELAALVTRYRAAKRERDLLDFGDQIALSARLAGVPEVGHVLRDEFRVVLLDEYQDTSVAQRVLLAGLFGEGTGHPVTAVGDPCQAIYGWRGASVANLDDFPEHFAHADGRPATRQALSENRRSGGRLLDLANGLAEPLRALHAGVEALRPAPGAERDGLVRCALLRTHAEEIDWAADSVAHLVRTGTAPGEIAVLCRTATDFAEIQGALVARDVPVEVVGLSGLLHLPEIADLVAVCEVLQDPGANASLVRLLTGPRWRIGPRDLALLGRRARLLVAHARVADDDDRDRRLAEAVEGVDPSEVISLADALDTFLETPLDGRGDDDGLPFSPDARVRFARLATELRELRRSLADPLMDVLHRVLAVTGLEVELSASPHALAARRRETLSNFLDVAASFAAGDNEASLLAFLGFLRTAAQYEKGLDNALPGGENTVKVLTAHKSKGLEWDVVVVPGLVTGTFPSSQGREKWTSQGKVLPHVLRGDAETLPDVTSWDAKGLKAFHEAMKDHQHTEELRLGYVTFTRPRSLLLGSGHWWGPTQKKRRGPSAFLQALYEHCEAGYGEIEAWADEPADDEENPALHRATADQVWPLPLDAAALARRRAAAETVLAHLESLASPEDGHPAATHDPDALDDPEWPPPPEDDEPPYDEPDPFDEAPFDDVPFDEEPFEEVSGEDPADADAPPVAHPTVPHQAAPPEPPATRPHPGPGHPGPRGRAHPHLTPEEARTVSSWDRDLDALTGELLRARDSVTEVPLPASLTASQLMHLAADPDGFAQELARPMPRPPQPAARRGTRFHAWVEARFEELTLPMLEPEELPGSDAEIADEQDLEALKEAFERTAYARRTPHRVEAPFQLAIGGRIVRGRIDAVYKEGDGEDATYEIVDWKTSRSRAADPLQLAIYRLAWAEQQGVPPESVTAAFLYVRSGEVVHPRDLPGRAALERLLLDEPSEGAPGEEPHSEDVRAGR, encoded by the coding sequence GTGCCCGCCAGAATCACCGATCCCGACCAGCTCAAGGAGCTCCTCGGCATCCCGTTCACCCCGGAGCAGACGGCCTGCATCACCGCGCCGCCCGCCCCGCAGGTGATCGTGGCCGGAGCCGGCTCGGGCAAGACGACGGTGATGGCGGCGCGCGTGGTCTGGCTGGTCGGCACCGGCCAGGTCGCCCCAGAGCAGGTGCTCGGCCTCACCTTCACCAACAAGGCCGCCGCCGAACTCGCCGAGCGTGTCCGCAAGGCGCTGGTCAGGGCCGGCGTCACCGACCCGGACGCCATCGACCCGGACAACCCGCCGGGCGAGCCGGTCATCTCCACGTACCACGCGTTCGCGGGCCGCCTCCTGACCGACCACGGTCTGCGCCTCGGTCTCGAGCCCACCTCCCGGCTGCTCGCCGACGCCACCCGCTTCCAGCTCGCGGCGCGCGTCCTGCGCGAGGCCCCGGGGCCCTACCCGGCCCTGACCCGTTCCTTCCCGGACCTCGTCGGCGACCTCCTCGCCCTCGACGCCGAACTCGCCGAGCACCTCGTACGCCCGGAGGCACTGCGCGCGTACGACGCCGAACTGCTGCTGACCCTGCGGGGCGCCAAGCTCAGCAACGCCGACCTGCGCAAGGTCCCCGACGCGGCCGCCGCCCGGCGCGAACTCGCCGCGCTGGTCACCCGCTACCGGGCGGCCAAGCGCGAGCGGGACCTGCTCGACTTCGGCGACCAGATCGCCCTGTCGGCCCGGCTGGCCGGCGTCCCCGAAGTGGGCCACGTCCTGCGCGACGAGTTCCGGGTGGTTCTGCTCGACGAGTACCAGGACACGTCGGTCGCCCAACGCGTCCTCCTGGCGGGCCTGTTCGGCGAGGGCACCGGCCACCCCGTCACCGCCGTCGGCGACCCCTGTCAGGCGATCTACGGCTGGCGCGGCGCCTCCGTCGCCAACCTCGACGACTTCCCCGAGCACTTCGCCCACGCCGACGGCCGCCCCGCGACCCGCCAGGCCCTCAGCGAGAACCGCCGCAGCGGCGGCCGCCTCCTCGACCTCGCCAACGGCCTCGCGGAGCCCCTGCGCGCCCTGCACGCGGGCGTGGAGGCACTCCGCCCGGCCCCCGGCGCCGAACGCGACGGCTTGGTCCGCTGCGCCCTGCTGCGCACCCACGCCGAGGAGATCGACTGGGCCGCCGACTCCGTCGCCCACCTCGTCCGGACCGGGACGGCACCCGGCGAGATCGCCGTGCTGTGCCGCACCGCGACCGACTTCGCCGAGATCCAGGGCGCCCTGGTCGCCCGGGACGTCCCCGTCGAGGTCGTCGGCCTGTCCGGCCTGCTGCACCTGCCCGAGATCGCCGACCTCGTCGCCGTCTGCGAGGTCCTCCAGGACCCCGGCGCCAACGCCTCCCTGGTGCGCCTGCTCACCGGCCCGCGCTGGCGCATCGGCCCGCGCGACCTCGCCCTGCTGGGACGGCGCGCCCGGCTTCTCGTGGCCCACGCGCGCGTTGCGGACGACGACGACCGGGACCGCCGCCTCGCCGAAGCCGTCGAAGGGGTCGACCCGTCCGAGGTGATCTCCCTCGCGGACGCCCTCGACACGTTCCTGGAGACACCGCTGGACGGCCGCGGTGACGACGACGGACTGCCGTTCTCGCCCGACGCGCGCGTGCGCTTCGCCCGGCTGGCCACCGAACTGCGCGAGCTGCGCCGCTCCCTGGCCGACCCCCTGATGGACGTCCTGCACCGCGTCCTCGCCGTCACCGGCCTGGAGGTCGAGCTGTCGGCGTCCCCGCACGCCCTGGCAGCACGCCGCCGCGAGACCCTGTCCAACTTCCTGGACGTCGCCGCCTCCTTCGCCGCCGGCGACAACGAGGCGTCGCTGCTCGCCTTCCTGGGTTTCCTGCGCACCGCCGCCCAATACGAGAAGGGGCTCGACAACGCCCTCCCCGGCGGCGAGAACACCGTCAAGGTGCTCACCGCCCACAAGTCCAAGGGCCTGGAGTGGGACGTCGTGGTGGTCCCCGGCCTGGTCACCGGCACCTTCCCCAGCAGCCAGGGCCGCGAGAAGTGGACCTCCCAGGGCAAGGTCCTGCCGCACGTGCTGCGCGGCGACGCCGAGACCCTGCCCGACGTGACGTCCTGGGACGCCAAGGGCCTGAAGGCCTTCCACGAGGCCATGAAGGACCACCAGCACACCGAGGAACTCCGCCTCGGCTACGTCACCTTCACCCGCCCCCGCTCCCTGCTCCTGGGCTCCGGCCACTGGTGGGGCCCCACCCAGAAGAAGCGCCGCGGCCCGTCCGCGTTCCTCCAGGCCCTCTACGAGCACTGCGAGGCCGGGTACGGCGAGATCGAGGCCTGGGCGGACGAACCCGCCGACGACGAGGAGAACCCGGCCCTGCACCGGGCGACGGCCGACCAGGTGTGGCCCCTGCCCCTGGACGCGGCAGCCCTGGCACGCCGCCGCGCGGCAGCCGAGACCGTCCTGGCCCACCTGGAGAGCCTCGCGTCCCCCGAGGACGGGCACCCCGCGGCCACACACGACCCGGACGCCCTCGACGACCCGGAGTGGCCCCCGCCGCCCGAGGACGACGAGCCCCCGTACGACGAACCGGACCCCTTCGACGAGGCACCGTTCGACGACGTCCCCTTCGACGAGGAGCCCTTCGAAGAGGTCTCCGGCGAAGACCCGGCGGACGCGGACGCCCCACCCGTGGCCCACCCCACCGTCCCCCACCAGGCGGCCCCGCCGGAGCCCCCGGCCACCCGCCCTCACCCCGGCCCCGGGCATCCCGGCCCCCGGGGCCGGGCACATCCGCACCTCACCCCGGAGGAGGCCCGCACCGTCTCCTCCTGGGACCGCGACCTCGACGCCCTCACCGGAGAGCTCCTGCGCGCCCGTGACAGCGTCACCGAGGTGCCCCTGCCCGCGTCCCTCACGGCCTCCCAGCTGATGCACCTGGCCGCCGACCCGGACGGCTTCGCCCAGGAACTGGCCCGCCCCATGCCGCGCCCGCCCCAGCCCGCAGCGCGCCGCGGCACCCGCTTCCACGCCTGGGTCGAGGCCCGCTTCGAGGAACTCACGCTGCCCATGCTGGAGCCGGAGGAACTGCCCGGCAGCGACGCCGAGATCGCCGACGAGCAGGACCTGGAGGCGCTCAAGGAGGCCTTCGAACGCACCGCGTACGCACGCCGCACGCCCCACCGGGTGGAGGCCCCCTTCCAGCTCGCGATCGGCGGCCGGATCGTCCGGGGCCGCATCGACGCCGTGTACAAGGAGGGCGACGGGGAGGACGCGACATACGAGATCGTCGACTGGAAGACCAGCCGCTCCCGCGCCGCCGACCCGCTCCAGCTGGCCATCTACCGGCTGGCCTGGGCCGAGCAGCAGGGCGTGCCCCCGGAGTCGGTCACAGCCGCGTTCCTGTACGTGCGCAGCGGGGAGGTCGTGCACCCGCGGGACCTGCCCGGCCGGGCCGCACTGGAGCGGCTGCTCCTGGACGAGCCGTCGGAAGGGGCGCCCGGTGAGGAACCGCACTCCGAGGACGTCCGTGCGGGCCGATAG
- a CDS encoding dipeptidase, translating into MSQTPDSVVRTYIQQHRAAFLDDLAEWLRIPSVSAQPDHAPDVRRSADWLAAKLKETGFPTAEVWQTPGAPAVFAEWPCEDPHAPTVLVYGHHDVQPAAREDGWDSEPFEPVVRGNRLYARGAADDKGQVFFHTLGVRAHLAATGRSTPAVHLKLIVEGEEESGSPHFRALVEQHAERLAADAVIVSDTGMWSEDTPTVCTGMRGLAECEIRLYGPDQDIHSGSFGGAVPNPATAAARLVAALHDEHARVAIPGFYDGVVELTDRERELLAELPFDEQQWLRTAKSYAAEGEAGYTTLERIWARPTAEVNGIGGGYQGPGSKTIVPSSALVKLSFRLVAGQDPGQVEKAVRAWSEQQVPPGIRCDITFSGATRPCLTPLDHPALRSVTRAMGRAFEKPVRFTREGGSGPAADLQDVLDAPVLFLGISVPSDGWHAPNEKVELDLLLKGVETAAYLWGDLAENWRHAP; encoded by the coding sequence ATGAGCCAGACCCCGGACAGCGTCGTCCGTACGTACATCCAGCAGCACCGCGCCGCCTTCCTCGACGACCTCGCCGAGTGGCTGCGCATCCCGTCGGTGTCCGCCCAGCCGGACCACGCGCCCGACGTACGACGCAGCGCCGACTGGCTCGCCGCCAAGCTGAAGGAGACCGGCTTCCCGACGGCCGAGGTCTGGCAGACCCCGGGCGCGCCCGCCGTCTTCGCCGAGTGGCCCTGTGAGGACCCGCACGCACCCACCGTGCTGGTCTACGGCCACCACGACGTGCAGCCCGCCGCCCGGGAGGACGGCTGGGACAGCGAGCCGTTCGAGCCGGTCGTGCGCGGGAACCGCCTCTACGCGCGCGGGGCCGCAGACGACAAGGGCCAGGTGTTCTTCCACACCCTGGGTGTGCGCGCCCACCTCGCCGCCACCGGCCGCAGCACCCCGGCCGTGCACCTCAAGCTGATCGTCGAGGGCGAGGAGGAGTCCGGCTCGCCGCACTTCCGTGCCCTGGTCGAGCAGCACGCCGAGCGGCTCGCCGCCGACGCCGTGATCGTCTCCGACACCGGCATGTGGTCCGAGGACACCCCCACCGTGTGCACCGGCATGCGCGGCCTTGCCGAATGCGAGATACGCCTGTACGGCCCCGACCAGGACATCCACTCCGGTTCCTTCGGCGGCGCGGTGCCCAACCCGGCGACGGCGGCCGCCCGCCTCGTCGCCGCCCTGCACGACGAGCACGCGCGCGTGGCGATCCCGGGCTTCTACGACGGCGTGGTCGAACTCACCGACCGCGAGCGCGAACTCCTCGCCGAGCTGCCCTTCGACGAGCAGCAGTGGCTGCGCACGGCCAAGTCGTACGCCGCTGAGGGAGAGGCCGGGTACACCACCCTGGAGCGGATCTGGGCCCGCCCCACCGCGGAGGTCAACGGCATCGGCGGCGGCTACCAGGGCCCCGGCAGCAAGACGATCGTCCCCTCCTCCGCCCTGGTGAAGCTGTCCTTCCGCCTGGTGGCGGGGCAGGACCCCGGGCAGGTGGAGAAGGCCGTCCGCGCCTGGTCCGAGCAGCAGGTGCCGCCGGGGATCCGCTGCGACATCACCTTCAGCGGCGCCACGCGCCCGTGCCTGACGCCGCTGGACCACCCGGCCCTCCGGTCGGTCACCCGCGCCATGGGCCGGGCCTTCGAAAAGCCGGTCCGCTTCACGCGCGAGGGCGGCTCCGGACCGGCTGCCGACCTCCAGGACGTCCTCGACGCCCCGGTGCTGTTCCTGGGCATCTCCGTCCCCTCGGACGGCTGGCACGCCCCGAACGAGAAAGTCGAACTCGACCTGCTCCTCAAAGGCGTCGAGACCGCCGCGTACCTGTGGGGTGACCTCGCCGAGAACTGGCGCCATGCGCCCTGA
- the nudC gene encoding NAD(+) diphosphatase gives MTTWTDPSADRPISLTAPSGIDRAAHHRLDEAWLAAAWSHPTTRCFVVSGGQVLIDETADGHTELVMTPSFEAPLTEAHRYFLGNDEDGVSYFALQKDSLPGRMDQSARPAGLREAGALLSARDVGLMVHAVGLENWQRTHRFCSRCGERTVIAAAGHIRRCQACGAEHYPRTDPAVIMAVTDEDDRVLLGRQVHWPEGRFSTLAGFVEPGESIEQSVRREVHEEVGISVGQVEYVASQPWPFPSSLMLGFMARATSTEIEVDGDEIHEARWFSRDELRAAFESGEVLPPYGISIAARLIELWYGKPLPTRSAA, from the coding sequence GTGACCACCTGGACCGACCCCAGCGCCGACCGCCCCATCTCGCTCACCGCCCCGAGCGGCATCGACCGGGCCGCTCACCACCGGCTCGACGAGGCCTGGCTCGCGGCGGCGTGGAGCCACCCGACGACGCGCTGCTTCGTCGTCTCCGGCGGACAGGTCCTCATCGACGAGACGGCGGACGGGCACACCGAACTCGTCATGACCCCGTCCTTCGAGGCCCCTCTCACCGAGGCACACCGCTACTTCCTCGGCAACGACGAGGACGGCGTCAGCTACTTCGCCCTCCAGAAGGACTCCCTGCCCGGGCGCATGGACCAGTCCGCGCGCCCCGCGGGCCTGCGCGAGGCGGGCGCCCTGCTGTCGGCCCGCGACGTGGGCCTGATGGTGCACGCGGTGGGCCTGGAGAACTGGCAGCGCACCCACCGCTTCTGCTCGCGCTGCGGCGAACGCACCGTCATCGCCGCCGCCGGACACATCCGCCGCTGCCAGGCCTGCGGCGCGGAGCACTACCCGCGCACGGACCCCGCCGTGATCATGGCCGTGACCGACGAGGACGACCGCGTCCTGCTCGGCCGCCAGGTCCACTGGCCCGAGGGCCGCTTCTCGACGCTGGCCGGCTTCGTCGAGCCGGGCGAGTCCATCGAGCAGTCGGTGCGCCGCGAGGTCCACGAGGAGGTCGGCATCAGCGTCGGCCAGGTCGAGTACGTCGCCAGCCAGCCCTGGCCCTTCCCGTCCAGCCTCATGCTGGGCTTCATGGCCCGCGCCACCTCCACCGAGATCGAAGTCGACGGCGACGAGATCCACGAGGCCCGCTGGTTCTCCCGTGACGAGCTGCGCGCCGCCTTCGAGTCCGGCGAGGTGCTCCCGCCCTACGGCATCTCGATCGCGGCCCGCCTGATCGAGCTCTGGTACGGCAAGCCGCTCCCGACACGGAGCGCCGCCTGA
- a CDS encoding mycoredoxin — translation MLGTVTMYSTTWCGYCRRLKSQMDREGIAYTEINIEQDPESAAFVEKANGGNQTVPTVLFPDGSTLTNPSLAQVKQKIGV, via the coding sequence ATGCTGGGCACTGTGACGATGTACAGCACCACGTGGTGCGGCTACTGCCGCCGGCTGAAGAGCCAGATGGACCGCGAGGGCATCGCGTACACCGAGATCAACATCGAGCAGGACCCGGAGTCCGCCGCGTTCGTGGAGAAGGCGAATGGCGGAAACCAGACGGTGCCCACCGTCCTCTTCCCGGACGGCTCGACGCTCACGAACCCGTCGCTCGCGCAGGTGAAGCAGAAGATCGGCGTCTAG
- a CDS encoding ATP-dependent DNA helicase UvrD2, whose translation MTAATHSTLFPQVPDSADAVLEGLDPEQREVATALHGPVCVLAGAGTGKTRAITHRIAYGVRAGILHPSSVLAVTFTNRAAGEMRGRLRQLGAGGVQARTFHSAALRQLQYFWPKAIGGAMPRLVDRKIQLVADAAAACRIRLDRGELRDVTAEIEWSKVTQTVPADYAPAAAKAGRESPRDPAEIAQLYAAYEDVKRERSVIDFEDVLLLTVAVLQDRHDIADQIRAQYQHFVVDEYQDVSPLQQRLLELWLGERDSLCVVGDASQTIYSFTGATPDHLLDFRTRHPGATVVKLVRDYRSTPQVVHLANGLLAQARGRAADHRLELVSQRAAGPEPVYAEYTDEPAEAEGAARRIRELVDSGVPASEIAVLFRTNAQSETYEQALADAAVPYQLRGAERFFDRPEVRKAGIALRGAARFGGNDSLLDDVVDLPSQVRAVLSGEGWTTQPPAGSGAVRERWESLAALVNLAQDFAAARPAATLADLVAELDERANAQHAPTVQGVTLASLHSAKGLEWDVVFLVGVAEGMMPITYAKTDEQIEEERRLLYVGVTRAREHLHVSWALSRSPGGRPSRRPSRFLDGLRPGSTATAGRTAAGGAGGIERGIPGTRGSAPKRAQRVPARCRVCGRTLTDPGEMKLMRCDDCPSDMNEGLYERLREWRADQARSSGQPAFCVFTDRTLMAIAESAPDDERELARIPGVGMRKLTRYGADVLAICAGQSLAESTDHD comes from the coding sequence GTGACAGCAGCAACGCACTCCACCCTGTTCCCGCAGGTACCGGACTCCGCGGACGCGGTGCTCGAAGGGCTCGACCCCGAGCAGCGCGAAGTGGCCACGGCCCTGCACGGTCCGGTGTGCGTCCTGGCGGGCGCGGGCACGGGCAAGACCCGGGCGATCACCCACCGCATCGCCTACGGAGTGCGCGCCGGCATCCTGCACCCCTCCAGCGTCCTCGCCGTCACCTTCACCAATCGCGCCGCCGGCGAGATGCGCGGCCGGCTGCGCCAGCTCGGCGCAGGGGGCGTCCAGGCGCGTACGTTCCACTCGGCCGCCCTGCGCCAGCTGCAGTACTTCTGGCCGAAAGCGATCGGCGGTGCCATGCCCCGGCTCGTCGACCGCAAGATCCAGCTCGTCGCCGACGCGGCGGCCGCCTGCCGCATCCGGCTCGACCGGGGCGAGCTGCGGGACGTCACCGCCGAGATCGAATGGTCCAAGGTCACCCAGACCGTCCCAGCCGACTACGCGCCCGCCGCCGCCAAGGCCGGCCGTGAGTCCCCCCGCGACCCCGCCGAGATCGCCCAGCTCTACGCCGCCTACGAGGACGTCAAGCGCGAGCGGTCCGTCATCGACTTCGAGGACGTCCTGCTGCTGACCGTGGCGGTCCTGCAGGACCGCCACGACATCGCCGACCAGATCCGCGCCCAGTACCAGCACTTCGTGGTCGACGAGTACCAGGATGTCAGTCCTCTCCAGCAGCGCCTGCTCGAACTGTGGCTGGGCGAGCGGGACAGCCTGTGCGTGGTCGGGGACGCCAGCCAGACGATCTACTCGTTCACGGGGGCCACCCCGGACCATCTGCTCGACTTCCGCACCCGCCACCCCGGTGCGACCGTCGTCAAGCTGGTCCGCGACTACCGTTCCACGCCCCAGGTCGTCCACCTCGCCAACGGTCTGCTCGCCCAGGCCCGGGGCCGGGCCGCCGACCACCGCCTGGAGCTCGTCTCCCAGCGCGCCGCGGGGCCCGAGCCGGTCTACGCCGAGTACACCGACGAACCCGCCGAGGCGGAAGGAGCGGCCCGCCGCATCCGCGAACTCGTCGACTCGGGAGTCCCGGCCTCCGAGATCGCCGTCCTCTTCCGCACGAACGCGCAGTCCGAGACCTACGAGCAGGCCCTCGCCGACGCCGCCGTGCCCTACCAGCTGCGCGGCGCCGAGCGGTTCTTCGACCGCCCGGAGGTGCGCAAGGCGGGCATCGCCCTGCGCGGCGCGGCCCGCTTCGGCGGCAACGACTCCCTCCTGGACGACGTCGTCGACCTTCCCTCCCAGGTGCGCGCGGTGCTGTCGGGAGAGGGCTGGACGACACAGCCACCGGCCGGCTCCGGCGCGGTGAGAGAGCGCTGGGAGTCCCTGGCCGCCCTGGTGAACCTTGCCCAGGACTTCGCCGCCGCCAGACCCGCCGCCACCCTGGCGGACCTCGTCGCCGAACTCGACGAACGGGCGAACGCCCAGCACGCCCCCACCGTGCAAGGCGTCACCCTCGCCTCCCTGCACTCGGCCAAGGGCCTGGAGTGGGACGTCGTGTTCCTGGTGGGCGTCGCCGAAGGCATGATGCCGATCACCTACGCCAAGACCGACGAACAGATCGAGGAGGAGCGCCGCCTCCTCTATGTCGGTGTCACCCGCGCGCGCGAACACCTCCATGTCTCCTGGGCGCTCTCCCGCTCGCCCGGAGGACGCCCGAGCCGCCGCCCCAGCCGCTTCCTCGACGGGCTGCGCCCCGGCTCGACGGCCACCGCGGGCCGCACCGCCGCCGGAGGAGCGGGCGGAATCGAGCGCGGAATCCCCGGAACCAGGGGGTCCGCCCCGAAACGGGCGCAGCGAGTCCCTGCCCGCTGCCGGGTCTGCGGCCGCACGCTGACCGACCCGGGCGAAATGAAGCTGATGCGCTGCGACGACTGCCCCTCCGACATGAACGAGGGCCTGTACGAGCGGCTGCGGGAGTGGCGCGCCGACCAGGCACGCAGCAGTGGCCAGCCCGCCTTCTGCGTGTTCACGGACAGGACGCTGATGGCGATCGCCGAGTCCGCCCCCGACGACGAGCGCGAGCTCGCCCGCATCCCGGGCGTCGGGATGCGCAAGCTCACCCGCTACGGCGCCGACGTACTGGCCATCTGCGCTGGCCAGTCACTGGCGGAGAGCACAGATCACGACTGA
- a CDS encoding WhiB family transcriptional regulator gives MQLEAHAPSVPPSDTIPKPGSTEDHALTPLTALTALDDAIENLGVPVPCRSYDPEVFFAESPADVEYAKSLCRTCPLVEACLAGAKERREPWGVWGGELFVQGVVVARKRPRGRPRKNPVTA, from the coding sequence GTGCAACTCGAAGCGCACGCCCCGTCCGTACCGCCTTCCGACACGATCCCCAAGCCCGGCTCCACGGAGGACCACGCCTTGACCCCGCTCACCGCGCTCACCGCGCTCGACGACGCCATCGAGAACCTCGGCGTACCCGTCCCGTGCCGTTCGTACGACCCGGAGGTCTTCTTCGCCGAGTCGCCCGCGGACGTCGAGTACGCCAAGTCCCTCTGCCGCACCTGCCCGCTGGTCGAGGCCTGCCTCGCCGGTGCCAAGGAGCGGCGTGAGCCCTGGGGCGTCTGGGGTGGAGAGCTGTTCGTCCAGGGTGTCGTCGTCGCCCGGAAGCGGCCGCGTGGCCGCCCGCGCAAGAACCCGGTCACAGCATGA
- a CDS encoding ABC1 kinase family protein: MSDLPRKAVTRTAKLAALPLGIAGRATWGFGKRIVGESAELVGRELQQRTAEQLFKVLGELKGGAMKFGQALSVFESALPEEVAGPYRAALTKLQEAAPPMPTRTVHAVLEERLGEDWHELFLEFEDKPAAAASIGQVHRGVWHDGREVAVKVQYPGAGEALLSDLTQLSRFSRLLGPLIPGMDIKPLIAELKDRVSEELDYDLEAQAQQAHAEEFTDDPDVVVPLVVHQSDQVLVTEWMDGIPLSEIISDGTQEQRDRAGQLLARFLFSGPARTGLLHADPHPGNFRLLPGGPEGEDDWRLGVLDFGTVDRLPGGLPATIGESLRMTLDGEAEAVYELLCAEGFVKETIELDPDAVMDYLLPIIEPAQVEEFTFTRGWMRSQAARVADPRSPAYQLGKQLNLPPSYLLIHRVTLSTIGVLCQLGATVRLREELEEWLPGFVPEDPVDGEAAVAEA, translated from the coding sequence ATGTCTGATCTTCCCCGGAAGGCGGTTACCCGGACCGCCAAGCTCGCCGCGCTCCCGCTCGGCATCGCCGGGCGGGCCACCTGGGGATTCGGCAAGCGGATCGTCGGCGAGTCCGCCGAACTCGTCGGCCGGGAACTCCAACAGCGCACGGCGGAGCAGCTGTTCAAGGTGCTCGGCGAGCTCAAGGGCGGGGCGATGAAGTTCGGCCAGGCCCTGTCGGTCTTCGAGTCCGCGCTGCCCGAGGAGGTGGCCGGCCCCTACCGGGCCGCGCTGACCAAGCTTCAGGAGGCGGCGCCGCCCATGCCGACCCGCACCGTGCACGCGGTGCTGGAGGAGCGGCTCGGCGAGGACTGGCACGAGCTGTTCCTGGAGTTCGAGGACAAGCCCGCCGCAGCCGCCTCGATCGGCCAGGTCCACCGGGGAGTGTGGCACGACGGCCGCGAGGTGGCGGTCAAGGTGCAGTACCCGGGTGCCGGTGAGGCCCTGCTGTCGGACCTGACCCAGTTGAGCCGCTTCTCGCGTCTGCTCGGTCCGCTGATCCCCGGCATGGACATCAAGCCGCTGATCGCGGAGCTGAAGGACCGCGTCTCGGAGGAGCTGGACTACGATCTGGAGGCCCAGGCCCAGCAGGCTCACGCGGAGGAGTTCACGGACGACCCGGACGTGGTCGTGCCGCTGGTGGTGCACCAGTCCGACCAGGTCCTGGTCACGGAGTGGATGGACGGCATCCCGCTGTCGGAGATCATCTCGGACGGCACCCAGGAGCAGCGCGACCGTGCCGGTCAGCTCCTGGCCCGCTTCCTGTTCTCCGGCCCCGCCCGCACGGGCCTGCTGCACGCCGATCCCCACCCGGGCAACTTCCGGCTTCTGCCCGGCGGCCCGGAGGGTGAGGACGACTGGCGGCTGGGCGTCCTGGACTTCGGCACGGTCGACCGTCTCCCGGGGGGACTGCCGGCCACGATCGGCGAGTCCCTGCGGATGACTCTCGACGGGGAGGCCGAGGCGGTCTACGAGCTGCTGTGCGCGGAAGGGTTCGTCAAGGAGACCATAGAGCTGGACCCGGACGCCGTCATGGACTACCTGCTGCCGATCATCGAGCCGGCCCAGGTCGAGGAGTTCACGTTCACCCGGGGCTGGATGCGCAGCCAGGCGGCTCGGGTCGCCGACCCCCGCTCCCCCGCCTACCAGCTCGGCAAGCAGCTCAACCTGCCCCCGTCCTATCTGCTGATCCACCGGGTGACACTGAGCACCATCGGCGTGCTGTGTCAGCTGGGGGCGACGGTGCGGTTGCGTGAGGAGCTGGAGGAGTGGCTGCCTGGGTTCGTCCCCGAGGACCCGGTGGACGGCGAAGCGGCGGTGGCGGAGGCGTGA